AGCGCCACGAAGGACGGAGCAGGCCAAGCACCGGCGCAGTATCAGATCCAGCCTGTTTTCGATGCTGTTTGGCGGAAGACTTTTGTAACACCGGCGGGCGTGGCGCTCACATTGCCGAGAGACGTGACGGTCAGCTACACAGACGCTGTGCTGGGTACGTACACAGTGACAAAGGCCGTCGATTGGGACGAGATCGACCCGACTTCCTTTGCGGCGCCGGGACTGTTTACCGTGAAAGGAACCGTCGATGGGATCGCCGAAAAGGCAATCGCAACAGTCTGCGTTGTGAGAGCGAATGAAAAGGGTGATATTTCCTCGAACGCATTTACAGGCGCGCAGATCATTCCCACCATTGCCGTAAACGCCATGTACCGCTGGGAGGACGTTCCCGAGGGGCATCCGCTGCGCGGCGGCGCCTTGGCGACGTCCAGCTTCGCCACCGGAAATCCCAATGTCATGCTGCAGGACAACGCATCAAACTGGCAAAACACCTACAGCGGAACGGGGAATTCATACCAGCTCAGCACGAGATTTACAGAGACCATCCCATACAGTCACGTGGAGTTCTACTGGGACAGCGGCAGGGTTTTCGACACGATTGACCTCACCTTCGTGACGTCTTCCGCCACGGCCACCGCCGCGGGTACGGACGTGCCGGGTGAGTTTGCCGTACAGTATTGGGATGGCGAGGAATGGAAAAATGTGGAAAACAAAACGGCAGATGTACCGACGGCGGGGACAAACAGAGTTGTCACCTTGAAATTTGACGCCGTATATGCCGACCGGGTGCGCGTGGGTATGGAAAACGCAACGCCTTGGAGCACCACCGGCGGCATGCGCATACGACGCGCCGTCGTTACCGGCTGGACGCTGGACGTCGCATCGATATCGGAGAGTGCCGATTACGAAATTTATGTCACATCGAAACCAGTGGAGGGTTCAGGTCTTTACGACCCCTCGTTTAGGATCGCGAACTTGCAAAATGTGCAGGCCTCCGTCACGGTTTTGTTGGCCGCCTATGATGCAAAGGGAAGGCTGCTTCAGGCGAAATCGTTTGCGCAACAAATTGGCGCCGATTCGAATGAGGAGATCTCCACTTCCATGGCGCTGGATGACGACGCGGCGGCATACAAGTTCTTCCTCTGGCAGGAGGGATATCTGCCGCTGACAGAAATTACATCCATGGATGCACTTCCGTAGCGGCATCGCGCCCAGATATTGTATTCAAGTCGGCTGTCGTCACTCTGCGAGTGACGACAGCCGATTCGTCGCCTGCTGGAGCAGCATGAAGAGAGACTGGTAGAGGAGCGGGTGGTCGCGGGTGAGCTGATCCTGAGAGAGAACGGGTCGCGGGGCGGCGCGCGGGAGATCGCGCAGCAGAGAGGACAGGCGCGCCTCCAGCAGCGCGCGGTCGGCGCTGACCAGCAGCGAAAAATGTTCGGAAGGCGCCGGGAAGAGCAGCTCGGCGTGCTCGCCATACCGGTCGTAAATGTGACGAAAGAGGATGTAGACGGCGTCGCCCAGATAGCCGGCCGCCGCTTCGATGAGTTCTTTTTGCCCCAATTGCCCCAGCAGCGCGAACAGCAGGCCGACCGAATTGATGAGGAGTTTTTTGTGCAGCACGGCGGAGACGCCGCTCCGCAGCCGGTTGTCTTTGTCGGCGGAGGCGTCGTGCAGGTCCTCGGCGTCGGGTTCGGCGCCGTCGCGCAGCATCGAACGCCCCAACAGGAAGTCGGCCGACACACCGTAGTAGTCACACGCGCGCACGACAAAGGCGAGGCCGGGCTCGCGCGCGCCCTTTTCGTAGTGAGAGAGGAGCGCCTGGGAGATGCCGAGATGCGAAGCGGCCAGGCGCTGGCTCACGCCCTTTTCCCGGCGCAGGAGTGCCAAGAGACGCGGAAAATTCTCAGACATAGGAAGTCTCCTTTTGTCGGCGCTTGCCCGGTCCGTGCGCGGGACAAGACCAAAATGGGGGCGCGCAAACACACAGAGTTCAGAAAGGGATCTTCTATACAGACAGTATATAACATTGTACGCGCAATGTCAAAGAATTTGCGCGAAAAACATCGAGGAAGAGCACGGCACAAGACAGTTGGCAGATAACGGAGGGGGTCTGCGCGGAGGTCGAAGTCGAATCTTTTGAGAGAACCGGAAAAATATTGCACCTGGGGCGACTTTGTGGTAAGATGAGTTCAAATAGGTGCCTCTAAATGGCGCCTGCTGACAAAAGAGCCGGTGCCGCGCCGAATGCGAAGCGGTTGGAGGCGCCCAAATCGAGGACAAACGACAGACGCCGCCGCGCTTCGCACGGTTTTGCGCCGCCTGGAGCGCCGGGTGCGGCGTCACGAAAGGAGTGTTTCGCCGTGGGGCAGTTGTCGATTATCATTGAGGGGTCGGCCCGCCATGTCCATGTGACGCGCGAGGATCTGGAGACCCTGTTTGGCGCCGGGTATCGCCTGCACAGCAAACGCGAACTCTCGCAGCCGGGGGAATTTCTGTCGGAGGAGAAGGTGCGTGTGGAGGGGCCCCGCGGGGCCATCGACCGCATTTCCATTTTGGGGCCGGAGCGCAAGGCCACGCAGGTGGAGTTGTCGCTGACGGACGCCCGCGTCCTGGGGCTGACGCCGCCGATCCGCGAGAGCGGGCAGCTCGCCGGGAGCGCCGGCTGCCGCGTCGTCGGTCCGGCCGGGGCGGTGGAGCTGACCGAGGGAGCCATCATCGCCAAGCGCCATATCCATGTGACGCCGGAGGATGCGGAGGCCCAGGGTCTCAAAAATCAGGACATTGTCTCCGTGTGCGTGGAGGGAGAAAGGGCGCTCACCTTCGGTGAGGTCGTCGTGCGCGTTTCCCCAAAATTTCGTACGCGGATGCATCTCGACTTCGACGAGATGAACGCCGCCGGTTTGTCCGGCGAGACAACGGGCACGGTCGTCGCCGGCTGAGTCTTCCAAGGCGCGGCCGGCCGCGCAAAAGAGAAGCGCCATGGGACACGGGCGGTACTTTGAGAGTTGGGCGTCTCTCATCACAAGGTTAGGAACTGTCAAATGGTTGTTCAACAGTTCCTAACGTGGGTTGTACCTGCAACCCACAACCCAAATTCTTGTTTTTTGTTGCCGCTTCGCGGCAACAAGGTACTAAAGGGGCGCCCGATTGGAGGAATCATTTTGGCAGGGAGCAAGAAAAAGGCGGCGGTGGTGGACGAAACGCTGGCGCTGCATCTTCATCTGTTCCACGAGGGGACAGACAGCCGGGCCTATGAATTTTTGGGCGCTCGCATGACGACGCAGGGCCGTCGGCGGGGCGTACTGTTTCGCGTCTGGGCCCCCGACGCGGCGCGGGTGTCCGTCGTCGGCGATTTCAACGACTGGGACCGCGAAAAACATCCGATGACGAAGATCTCGGTGGGCGTGTGGGCGCTCTTTGTGCCCGGCGTGGCGGCATATGCCGCCTACAAGTATGCGATCGAGACAAAACAGGGACGGGTGCTCGAAAAGGCCGACCCCTACGCGTTTCACGCGGAGACCCGCCCCCGTACGGCGTCCAAAGTATTCACGCTGGATGGTTACACGTGGGGCGACGAAGCATGGGCGCGTGCCCACGTCTCCCCGTACAGCCGGCCGCTCAACATCTACGAGGTGCACCTCGGCTCCTGGCGGCGGGGGGAGGACGAACGTCTGCTGAGCTACGACGAGACCGCCGACCGGCTCATCCCCTATGTAAAGGAGATGGGTTACACCCACATCGAACTGATGCCGGTCATGGAGCATCCGCTGGACGCGTCGTGGGGCTACCAGGTGACAGGCTACTTCGCGCCCACTTCGCGCTTTGGCACGCCCCACGACTTTATGCGCTTTGTCGACCGGTGCCACCAGGCCGGCGTCGGCGTGCTGCTCGACTGGGTGCCCGCGCACTTCCCCAAAGACGCGCACGGGCTCGTCGAGTTCGACGGCACCTATTGCTACGAATACGGCGACCCCTGTAAGATGGAACACACGGAGTGGGGTACCCGTGTCTTCGATTACGGCCGCAACGAGGCCCGCTCCTTCTTAATGTCGTCGGCGCTGTTTTGGTTCGACAAGTACCATGTGGACGGGCTCCGCGTGGACGCCGTGGCCTCCATGCTCTACCTCGACTACGCGCGCAAAGAGGGAGCATGGAGGCCCAACATCCACGGCGGCCGTGAGAATCTGGAGGCCATCAGTTTCCTGCGCCAGCTAAACGAGCAGGTGTTTGCCTCCTTTCCGCACGCGCTGATGATTGCCGAGGAGTCCACCGCGTGGCCCATGGTCACGGCGCCCACCTATACCGGCGGGCTGGGTTTCAATTTCAAATGGAATATGGGCTGGATGAACGACGCCTTGGAATACGCAAAGCGCGACCCGGTTTTCCGGCAGTATATCCACAACAACCTGACGTTTTCTCTCATGTACGCGTTTTCGGAAAATTATATCCTGCCTGTCTCGCACGACGAAGTGGTGCATGGTAAGTGCTCTCTGCTTCAGAAAATGCCGGGATATTACGATGATAAATTTGCCGGCGTACGGGCCTTCTTGGCCTATATGATGACACATCCGGGCAAAAAATTACATTTTATGGGAAGTGAGCTCGGGCAGTTCATCGAGTGGAATTTTGCACATTCGCTCGACTGGCACCTGTTGGAATACGACGCGCACAAAAAGCTTCACACATATGTGAAAGCGCTCAACCATTTCTACCTCGCCTGCCC
This sequence is a window from Oscillospiraceae bacterium. Protein-coding genes within it:
- the pduL gene encoding phosphate propanoyltransferase is translated as MSIIIEGSARHVHVTREDLETLFGAGYRLHSKRELSQPGEFLSEEKVRVEGPRGAIDRISILGPERKATQVELSLTDARVLGLTPPIRESGQLAGSAGCRVVGPAGAVELTEGAIIAKRHIHVTPEDAEAQGLKNQDIVSVCVEGERALTFGEVVVRVSPKFRTRMHLDFDEMNAAGLSGETTGTVVAG
- a CDS encoding helix-turn-helix domain-containing protein; translated protein: MSENFPRLLALLRREKGVSQRLAASHLGISQALLSHYEKGAREPGLAFVVRACDYYGVSADFLLGRSMLRDGAEPDAEDLHDASADKDNRLRSGVSAVLHKKLLINSVGLLFALLGQLGQKELIEAAAGYLGDAVYILFRHIYDRYGEHAELLFPAPSEHFSLLVSADRALLEARLSSLLRDLPRAAPRPVLSQDQLTRDHPLLYQSLFMLLQQATNRLSSLAE
- the glgB gene encoding 1,4-alpha-glucan branching protein GlgB: MAGSKKKAAVVDETLALHLHLFHEGTDSRAYEFLGARMTTQGRRRGVLFRVWAPDAARVSVVGDFNDWDREKHPMTKISVGVWALFVPGVAAYAAYKYAIETKQGRVLEKADPYAFHAETRPRTASKVFTLDGYTWGDEAWARAHVSPYSRPLNIYEVHLGSWRRGEDERLLSYDETADRLIPYVKEMGYTHIELMPVMEHPLDASWGYQVTGYFAPTSRFGTPHDFMRFVDRCHQAGVGVLLDWVPAHFPKDAHGLVEFDGTYCYEYGDPCKMEHTEWGTRVFDYGRNEARSFLMSSALFWFDKYHVDGLRVDAVASMLYLDYARKEGAWRPNIHGGRENLEAISFLRQLNEQVFASFPHALMIAEESTAWPMVTAPTYTGGLGFNFKWNMGWMNDALEYAKRDPVFRQYIHNNLTFSLMYAFSENYILPVSHDEVVHGKCSLLQKMPGYYDDKFAGVRAFLAYMMTHPGKKLHFMGSELGQFIEWNFAHSLDWHLLEYDAHKKLHTYVKALNHFYLACPALWERDCTQAGFDWLNHGDYQGNTLAYRRLDASGGELVAAFNFSPMLKEGYRLGVPAPGRYREILNSDDADFGGWGHKNPCDLHTEDAEWLGRPYVLTFTLPPFGAVFLRREE